In one Candidatus Nitronereus thalassa genomic region, the following are encoded:
- a CDS encoding FAD/NAD(P)-binding protein produces the protein MISDTLIPPPTNPFLIYPAIIVGKTQESPDILSLRLQFEDSEMRETFRFKAGQFNMLYVFGVGEVAISIVSDPDEPEFLDHTIRVVGRVTNVIGHMDIGDTLGIRGPFGKGWPMEEAKGKDVVVITGGLGCAPVVGAIEYMFRRREEYGAIKIIHGVKTPHDLLFRERFDQWRRHPNTDVLLASDEPGKTWHYHVGVVTELFDEVEVHPDKAIVMMCGPEIMMRVAVNMLSHRGLRPDGMYVSLERHMECGIGLCGHCQMGPFFLCKDGPVMRLDTILPFLGKSGV, from the coding sequence ATGATCAGCGACACACTCATTCCTCCACCAACTAATCCCTTTCTTATTTATCCCGCCATCATCGTGGGAAAAACTCAGGAATCGCCAGACATTCTAAGCCTACGTCTACAATTTGAAGATTCTGAAATGCGTGAGACCTTTCGGTTCAAAGCCGGACAATTCAATATGCTCTATGTGTTCGGCGTGGGTGAAGTGGCAATTTCGATTGTTTCCGATCCCGACGAACCTGAGTTTCTGGACCATACCATCAGAGTTGTGGGGCGCGTCACGAACGTGATCGGTCATATGGACATAGGTGATACCCTAGGCATTCGTGGGCCTTTTGGGAAAGGGTGGCCCATGGAAGAAGCGAAGGGAAAGGATGTGGTGGTCATCACAGGTGGATTGGGATGCGCACCAGTGGTGGGAGCCATTGAATATATGTTTCGGCGACGAGAAGAGTATGGCGCGATCAAAATCATCCATGGTGTAAAAACTCCACATGATCTGTTATTCCGAGAACGTTTTGACCAATGGCGGCGACATCCCAACACTGATGTGTTATTGGCCAGCGACGAACCTGGGAAGACGTGGCATTATCACGTGGGGGTGGTCACGGAGTTATTTGATGAAGTTGAAGTCCATCCCGACAAAGCTATCGTCATGATGTGCGGGCCGGAAATTATGATGCGGGTTGCGGTCAATATGCTTTCTCATCGTGGTCTTCGGCCAGATGGTATGTACGTCTCGCTTGAACGGCACATGGAATGTGGGATCGGCCTCTGCGGACATTGTCAAATGGGACCGTTCTTTTTATGCAAAGATGGGCCGGTCATGCGACTCGATACAATTCTTCCCTTCCTCGGAAAAAGTGGAGTGTAA
- a CDS encoding Ni/Fe hydrogenase subunit alpha: protein MPGKTPETRTIKVDLVARVEGEGALHVTVKDGVVEDVQLRIFEPPRFFEAFLQGRHFSEVPDIVARICGICPVAYQMSAVHALESIFGVTVDGALRDLRRLLYCAEWIESHTLHIYMLHGPDFLGFHSGIEMAKEHPDIVKRGLRLKKAGNDLLALLGGRSVHPVSVKVGGFSKVPSKNDFAIIRDDLLWARDAAIETVKWVAGFEFKDPEQDYRFVSLHSSAEYPMNEGQITSSNGLNIAATEFEQHFLEHQVPYSHALQCTLNGASYFVGPLARFHLNYNQLPTVAKQTLEATGLRLPFTRASMSIIARAVEVLFAVEESLRIIEGYQPPSKPAVAVEIKPGEGMAATEAPRGTLYHRYLVREDGSIQEAKIVPPTSQNQVRIEEDLRTYLPVVLHLSNKEAAINCEKIIRSYDPCISCATHFLKLDIEHIIGNSK from the coding sequence GTGCCTGGGAAAACGCCTGAAACTCGAACCATTAAAGTGGATTTAGTAGCCCGAGTCGAAGGGGAGGGCGCGCTACATGTCACAGTGAAAGATGGCGTGGTCGAGGATGTGCAATTACGTATCTTCGAGCCTCCCAGATTTTTTGAGGCATTCTTACAGGGACGGCATTTCAGTGAGGTTCCGGACATTGTCGCAAGGATCTGTGGCATCTGTCCGGTGGCCTATCAAATGAGTGCAGTGCATGCCTTAGAGTCGATATTCGGCGTGACCGTCGATGGTGCGCTTCGAGACCTGCGACGATTGCTATACTGCGCGGAATGGATCGAAAGTCACACCCTTCACATTTACATGCTGCACGGACCCGATTTCCTAGGGTTCCACAGCGGAATCGAAATGGCCAAGGAGCATCCTGATATTGTGAAACGAGGCCTGCGACTTAAAAAGGCTGGAAACGATTTACTCGCGCTGTTAGGAGGTCGCTCGGTGCATCCGGTTTCCGTCAAAGTCGGAGGCTTTTCCAAAGTTCCATCCAAGAATGATTTTGCCATAATCAGAGACGACCTTCTGTGGGCCCGAGATGCTGCGATCGAAACCGTGAAATGGGTCGCAGGCTTTGAGTTCAAAGATCCCGAGCAGGATTATAGGTTCGTATCACTTCATTCTTCGGCTGAGTATCCCATGAACGAAGGACAGATTACGTCCAGCAACGGGCTAAACATAGCTGCAACAGAATTCGAACAACATTTTTTGGAACACCAAGTACCCTACTCCCACGCGTTACAATGCACGTTGAATGGTGCGTCATATTTTGTTGGACCCTTGGCGCGCTTTCATTTAAATTACAACCAATTGCCGACAGTGGCCAAACAGACGTTGGAGGCCACCGGACTGCGACTGCCCTTTACGCGTGCTTCAATGAGCATCATCGCCAGGGCGGTTGAAGTATTGTTTGCAGTGGAGGAATCCCTACGAATCATTGAAGGCTATCAGCCTCCGTCCAAACCTGCAGTTGCCGTTGAAATAAAACCAGGGGAAGGAATGGCAGCCACTGAAGCCCCACGAGGGACCTTGTATCATCGTTATCTCGTTCGAGAAGACGGCAGCATTCAAGAGGCGAAAATCGTTCCACCGACCTCACAAAATCAAGTCCGTATTGAAGAAGATTTACGCACCTACCTTCCAGTGGTGTTGCATCTATCCAATAAAGAAGCGGCGATCAATTGTGAGAAAATCATCAGAAGTTACGATCCATGTATTTCCTGCGCGACCCATTTTTTGAAGCTGGATATTGAACACATCATCGGAAACTCGAAATGA
- a CDS encoding hydrogenase maturation protease yields the protein MKPIRVIGIGNNMAGDDALGPLTIQAMKAKPLDDVELIEAGMSGLRILDVMKGADVVILIDAVRSGRIPGTIHRLVIPDDLGLLKQSAWNSGATSTHGFGLGETLTLSHTLGTLPPNTLVYGIELSHTNIGTDVSSSVKKAIQSVVSTIKKDVEAYLCMNSNS from the coding sequence ATGAAACCTATTCGAGTCATTGGCATTGGCAACAACATGGCAGGGGATGATGCCCTTGGGCCATTAACCATCCAGGCCATGAAAGCCAAACCACTAGACGATGTGGAGCTGATTGAAGCAGGGATGTCGGGGCTCAGAATCTTAGACGTCATGAAAGGTGCCGATGTGGTCATTCTGATTGATGCTGTCCGAAGTGGTCGGATACCAGGAACCATTCATCGCTTGGTCATTCCTGACGACTTAGGATTGCTGAAGCAATCAGCATGGAATTCAGGGGCCACTTCGACTCATGGATTTGGTCTTGGCGAAACTCTTACCCTCAGCCATACGTTAGGCACCTTACCCCCAAACACTCTGGTGTATGGCATTGAATTAAGTCACACGAATATAGGAACTGATGTTTCCTCCAGTGTAAAAAAGGCAATACAAAGCGTGGTCTCGACCATTAAAAAGGATGTGGAAGCCTACCTATGCATGAACTCCAATTCATGA
- a CDS encoding hydrogenase maturation nickel metallochaperone HypA: MHELQFMTNLVRMVEDVCGKKPRITPSMIALEVASDSHLAQHSLEDLQMMFDFVTRNTIVQGAKLTVTTKTANATCRDCQTTVECREEFSFCPNCESGDVERDDTPEVLLKHIKYTDRSP, encoded by the coding sequence ATGCATGAACTCCAATTCATGACCAATCTGGTTCGGATGGTGGAAGACGTGTGTGGGAAAAAGCCGAGGATCACCCCATCCATGATTGCTCTGGAAGTAGCCAGTGATTCTCACTTAGCACAGCACAGCCTCGAAGATTTGCAAATGATGTTTGATTTTGTGACGAGAAATACCATCGTTCAAGGCGCCAAATTGACGGTGACCACGAAAACCGCAAACGCTACATGCCGTGATTGTCAAACCACCGTTGAATGCCGCGAAGAATTCTCTTTCTGCCCCAATTGCGAATCAGGAGACGTCGAAAGAGACGACACGCCGGAAGTCTTGCTGAAACATATCAAATATACTGACCGCTCTCCATAA
- the hypF gene encoding carbamoyltransferase HypF yields MKEAGPHENTSLHRLHLEVQGKVQGVGFRPFVYRLATQSKLNGWIENTPQGTLIEVQGPLVDVEIFQRRLRLQTPPSAKIETIKTSTLSPQQENGFTIRPSQKAGPRLSVVSPDLATCQECLDEINDPSSRRYRYPFTTCTQCGPRYSIVEEIPFDRVNTTMKRFSLCEACQCEYEDLANRRFHAEAIACPTCGPHLELWNDEGTVLANTEKALLQACTMVREGKILAVKGLGGFQFLCDAQNDKTIQELRHRKHRLRKPFAVLFPSMEALTKHCECSEEERTILTSPESPIVILRRKKKSTLASVAAPGNPYIGAMLPYTPLHHLLMAELLIPAIATSGNRSEEPIVIDEQEARSRLSQIADAYLLHDRPISRPIDDSVVRVVNGEPMVLRRARGYAPTPITARAQRSNGKTLSRVLAVGAHLKNTVAVTIQDKVVMSQHIGDLSTPEACTQLEQTVSEHLKLFDVEPQGIACDLHPDYRSTIFAKKLGEEMNIPVIQVQHHFAHILSCMTEHGLEGPVLGVAWDGAGYGSDGTIWGGEFLLADYSGFTRVGHLRTFRLPGGEICMREPRRVALSLLYETFGDECLNMNLPPIQSLGPELAQSLVELLEKNVNCTPTTSMGRIFDGISSLLGLCHLNTFDGEAAMALEFAAEDSARKGGDTRLPISFVLNRQVEKCTSEAKEFIADWQPLVESAVRETFKGKTPGAIGLNFHRALSKLTVEGAKILKNSRIVLSGGVFQNSLILKFAQDELRKENFQVYSHHHIPPNDGGLALGQALAASSDLIKKRF; encoded by the coding sequence ATGAAAGAGGCTGGGCCACACGAAAACACATCACTTCATCGTTTACACCTGGAAGTGCAGGGCAAAGTGCAGGGGGTTGGGTTTCGCCCCTTTGTTTACCGGTTAGCTACCCAAAGCAAGCTTAATGGCTGGATTGAAAACACCCCACAAGGAACTCTGATCGAGGTCCAGGGGCCCTTGGTCGATGTGGAAATATTTCAACGCCGGCTTCGGCTTCAAACACCCCCGTCAGCCAAGATTGAAACCATCAAGACATCGACCCTTTCTCCCCAACAAGAAAATGGATTCACCATTCGCCCAAGCCAGAAAGCCGGTCCAAGGCTTTCTGTTGTTTCCCCTGATCTGGCAACCTGTCAAGAATGTCTAGACGAGATCAACGATCCATCCTCGCGCCGCTATCGATATCCTTTTACGACCTGCACGCAATGTGGCCCACGGTACAGCATCGTGGAAGAAATCCCCTTTGATCGTGTCAATACCACCATGAAACGTTTCTCGTTGTGCGAAGCTTGCCAATGCGAATATGAAGATCTGGCTAATCGTCGGTTTCATGCCGAAGCCATCGCCTGTCCGACTTGTGGGCCTCATTTGGAGTTATGGAATGATGAAGGAACAGTATTGGCCAACACGGAAAAAGCTTTGTTGCAAGCATGTACGATGGTGCGGGAGGGAAAAATATTAGCCGTCAAAGGCCTTGGTGGGTTTCAATTTCTGTGCGATGCACAAAACGACAAGACCATCCAAGAATTACGACATCGCAAACACCGGCTACGCAAACCATTTGCCGTGCTGTTCCCTTCTATGGAAGCGCTAACTAAACATTGTGAGTGTTCGGAAGAGGAAAGAACTATTCTCACCTCTCCTGAATCACCAATTGTCATACTCCGACGGAAAAAAAAATCTACACTTGCTTCGGTAGCGGCACCAGGTAATCCTTATATCGGAGCGATGCTTCCCTATACTCCCTTGCATCATCTCCTCATGGCGGAACTTCTAATTCCAGCCATAGCGACCAGCGGAAATCGTTCAGAAGAGCCCATCGTGATCGATGAACAGGAAGCACGCTCTCGGCTTTCCCAAATAGCCGACGCCTACCTTTTGCATGACCGTCCCATCTCCAGACCCATCGATGATTCCGTAGTCCGAGTAGTCAATGGCGAGCCTATGGTGCTCCGCCGTGCCCGAGGCTATGCGCCAACTCCAATAACAGCGAGGGCTCAAAGATCAAATGGGAAAACTCTTTCACGAGTCTTGGCCGTCGGAGCTCATCTTAAAAATACTGTTGCGGTAACGATTCAAGACAAGGTCGTGATGAGTCAGCATATCGGCGACCTTTCAACCCCCGAAGCCTGTACACAACTCGAACAAACGGTCTCCGAACATTTGAAACTCTTTGATGTCGAACCTCAGGGGATTGCCTGCGACCTCCACCCAGATTATCGATCAACCATTTTTGCTAAGAAGCTTGGCGAGGAAATGAATATCCCGGTGATACAAGTTCAGCACCACTTCGCGCATATCCTTTCATGTATGACTGAGCATGGCTTGGAAGGCCCAGTGTTAGGAGTCGCATGGGACGGCGCCGGGTATGGCTCAGATGGAACCATATGGGGAGGAGAGTTTTTACTCGCGGATTATTCCGGGTTCACACGCGTCGGACACTTACGAACCTTTCGACTTCCTGGAGGCGAAATCTGCATGCGCGAACCCAGACGCGTAGCCCTTTCCTTATTATATGAGACATTTGGAGATGAATGCCTGAATATGAACTTGCCACCCATTCAATCTCTTGGCCCTGAGCTTGCCCAATCATTGGTAGAACTTTTGGAAAAAAATGTGAACTGCACTCCTACCACCAGCATGGGAAGAATCTTCGACGGCATTAGCTCCCTCCTCGGCCTTTGCCACCTCAACACCTTCGACGGCGAAGCCGCCATGGCATTGGAATTTGCAGCCGAAGATTCAGCGCGCAAAGGAGGGGATACCCGCCTCCCAATTTCGTTTGTTCTCAATAGGCAGGTCGAGAAATGCACATCGGAGGCAAAGGAATTTATCGCGGATTGGCAGCCGCTTGTGGAGTCAGCAGTGAGGGAAACCTTTAAAGGAAAAACTCCTGGGGCGATAGGACTAAACTTTCATCGAGCTCTGAGCAAGCTGACTGTAGAGGGAGCGAAAATTCTCAAGAATTCTAGAATCGTCCTCAGCGGCGGGGTTTTCCAAAATAGTCTTATCTTAAAATTTGCCCAAGACGAACTTCGAAAAGAAAACTTCCAGGTTTATTCTCATCACCATATTCCGCCCAACGATGGCGGCCTAGCCTTGGGTCAAGCCTTGGCAGCATCCTCTGACTTAATAAAAAAACGTTTTTAA
- a CDS encoding MoaD/ThiS family protein: MIRVVLPAHLMTLARVDGEVSLEVEGTITQNSILDALETSYPMLKGVIRNHETLQRRPFIRFFACEQDFSHESPDAPLPDAVAKGIEPFLVVGAMAGG, encoded by the coding sequence ATGATTCGAGTTGTGCTTCCCGCGCATCTTATGACCTTGGCACGTGTAGATGGGGAGGTAAGTCTGGAGGTGGAAGGAACGATCACGCAGAACTCTATTCTTGATGCTCTCGAAACTTCCTATCCTATGTTGAAAGGAGTCATCCGCAACCACGAGACCCTGCAACGGCGACCCTTCATCAGATTTTTTGCTTGTGAACAAGACTTCTCGCATGAATCTCCAGATGCTCCCCTACCTGACGCCGTGGCTAAGGGGATAGAACCGTTTCTCGTTGTTGGAGCTATGGCTGGGGGATAA
- a CDS encoding exo-alpha-sialidase codes for MSKVRVLVGTRKGAFVLTSEAKRKQWEVHGPHFGGWEMYHIKGSPVDPNRLYASQTSSWFGQVIQRSDDGGKTWEIPGGEKMPDPSGPPAGVSNKFVYDTSPETGKPLTTHQWYDGTQKPWEFKRVWHLEPSLTDPDIVYAGVEDAALFRSTNGGQTWQELPGLREAKGHLWQPGAGGMCLHTIMLDPTNTERMFIAISAAGVFRTDDAGKAWRPVNRGLKSLYELPDPDAEVGHCVHHIAMHPSRPNVLFMQKHWDVMRSDDTGESWHEVSGNLPSDFGFPIAVHAHEANTIYVVPIKSDSEHFPPEGKLRVYRSRTGGNEWEPLTKGLPQRDCYVNVLRDAMAVDSLDPCGLYFGTTGGQVYGSADEGDSWSPIVRDLPPVLSVEVQVLP; via the coding sequence ATGAGCAAAGTACGAGTGTTGGTCGGAACACGGAAGGGCGCGTTTGTGTTGACGTCGGAAGCCAAGCGGAAGCAGTGGGAAGTTCATGGTCCTCACTTCGGGGGCTGGGAAATGTACCACATTAAAGGATCTCCAGTGGATCCGAACCGGCTCTATGCGTCGCAGACCAGCAGTTGGTTCGGGCAGGTGATCCAACGCTCAGATGACGGTGGCAAAACGTGGGAAATTCCCGGCGGGGAGAAAATGCCTGATCCTTCAGGACCGCCTGCCGGTGTAAGCAACAAATTTGTCTATGACACTTCCCCAGAAACTGGCAAACCCCTCACTACGCATCAGTGGTACGACGGTACGCAGAAGCCCTGGGAGTTTAAGCGGGTCTGGCATCTTGAACCGTCGTTAACTGACCCGGACATCGTCTATGCAGGGGTGGAAGATGCGGCTCTATTCCGGTCGACCAATGGTGGACAAACGTGGCAAGAACTACCCGGGCTTCGCGAAGCCAAAGGCCACCTTTGGCAACCTGGGGCTGGTGGGATGTGCTTGCACACGATCATGTTGGATCCAACAAATACGGAGCGAATGTTTATTGCCATTTCAGCGGCGGGTGTCTTCAGGACGGATGATGCCGGTAAGGCTTGGCGCCCGGTGAACCGCGGCCTGAAGTCTCTGTATGAGCTTCCTGACCCGGATGCTGAAGTTGGCCATTGTGTCCATCACATCGCGATGCACCCGTCGCGTCCGAATGTGCTTTTTATGCAAAAGCACTGGGACGTTATGCGTAGCGATGACACCGGTGAATCCTGGCACGAGGTCAGCGGCAACTTACCCTCCGACTTTGGCTTTCCGATTGCCGTTCATGCACATGAGGCAAACACGATCTATGTCGTTCCCATCAAAAGCGATTCCGAACATTTTCCGCCTGAGGGAAAGCTACGCGTCTATCGTAGCCGAACCGGGGGGAATGAATGGGAACCGTTGACGAAGGGATTGCCGCAACGCGATTGTTACGTGAATGTGTTACGCGATGCGATGGCTGTGGATTCACTCGATCCTTGCGGTTTGTATTTTGGCACGACTGGTGGGCAGGTCTATGGATCGGCTGATGAGGGAGACAGTTGGAGCCCCATCGTGCGGGATCTCCCGCCCGTACTCTCTGTGGAAGTGCAAGTGCTGCCATGA
- a CDS encoding DUF1330 domain-containing protein — protein MVVGLNVLDEEVYQSYRDEMTPLLENLGGGFGYDFKVSAVLKSKTREPINRVFTIFFSSEDSMHSFFSNEKYLQIRKKHFEKAVTDTTVIATYER, from the coding sequence ATGGTTGTTGGGCTTAACGTTTTAGACGAGGAGGTATATCAATCGTATCGCGACGAGATGACCCCTCTTCTTGAAAATCTTGGCGGTGGTTTTGGGTATGATTTTAAGGTTTCTGCAGTTCTGAAGTCCAAGACCAGAGAACCCATCAACCGGGTATTCACAATTTTCTTTTCGAGCGAAGACTCGATGCATTCATTTTTCTCAAATGAGAAATACCTTCAAATACGGAAAAAACATTTTGAGAAGGCCGTGACTGATACTACGGTTATTGCGACCTACGAACGATAG
- a CDS encoding HypC/HybG/HupF family hydrogenase formation chaperone, with protein sequence MCLAIPGQIQSIEEGELRNGCVSFGGMVKDVCLAFVPEAQVGDYVIVHVGFAISKVDEVAAKETLAMYEDSGRDEE encoded by the coding sequence ATGTGTCTAGCCATTCCCGGACAAATTCAAAGCATTGAAGAAGGAGAGCTCCGAAACGGGTGTGTTTCGTTTGGAGGGATGGTGAAGGATGTATGCCTCGCCTTTGTCCCCGAGGCGCAGGTGGGGGATTATGTCATTGTGCATGTGGGATTTGCGATTAGTAAGGTAGATGAGGTTGCAGCAAAGGAAACGTTAGCGATGTATGAGGACTCTGGACGGGATGAAGAATAG
- the hypD gene encoding hydrogenase formation protein HypD, which produces MKYLDEFRDAKAVQRVSKTIERTARHPWNIMEVCGGQTHSIVRYGLDRLLPSEITLIHGPGCPVCVTPIELIDAAIQLASHPDFILCSFGDMLRVPGSSGDLLGVKAQGGDIRIVYSPLDALDIAQGNPDRQVVSFAVGFETTAPTHAMAVLQAQQRGLQNYSMIVSHVLVPPAMEAILSSPGNRVQGFLAAGHVCTIMGYEQYQPIAEKYKVPIVVTGFEPLDIMEGIAMVVAQLEAGEHRVENQYTRSVQPTGNLEARRVIEQVFEIGPRTWRGIGEIPESGLRLTSQFAHFDALQRFADRLSLSIQPTIDHSECQSGLVLQGRIKPSECSSFGTRCTPEHPLGAPMVSSEGACAAYYRFRSHEVTEPMS; this is translated from the coding sequence ATGAAATACCTTGATGAATTTCGAGATGCTAAGGCTGTTCAGCGCGTGAGCAAAACCATTGAACGCACCGCGCGTCATCCATGGAATATTATGGAAGTGTGCGGCGGACAAACACATTCCATCGTACGATACGGGTTAGACCGACTTCTTCCTTCGGAGATTACGCTAATCCATGGACCTGGCTGTCCGGTGTGCGTAACGCCGATTGAATTGATTGATGCGGCCATTCAGCTTGCCAGTCATCCGGATTTCATCTTGTGTTCGTTCGGAGATATGTTACGAGTGCCTGGTTCCTCTGGAGATCTATTGGGCGTGAAGGCTCAGGGCGGGGATATTCGCATCGTCTACTCGCCTCTGGATGCGCTCGATATTGCCCAAGGCAATCCTGATCGGCAAGTCGTAAGTTTTGCAGTCGGGTTTGAAACCACGGCTCCAACCCATGCAATGGCCGTCTTGCAAGCGCAACAACGTGGTCTTCAAAACTACAGCATGATTGTTTCGCATGTGTTGGTGCCCCCGGCGATGGAGGCTATTCTTTCCTCTCCCGGTAATCGCGTTCAGGGTTTTCTCGCGGCGGGTCATGTGTGCACCATCATGGGGTACGAACAATACCAACCCATTGCGGAGAAATATAAAGTACCGATCGTGGTGACCGGATTCGAGCCTCTCGATATTATGGAAGGAATTGCCATGGTGGTCGCCCAGCTCGAGGCAGGAGAACATCGAGTGGAAAATCAATATACGCGCTCGGTTCAACCAACAGGTAATCTCGAGGCTCGCCGAGTGATTGAACAGGTCTTTGAAATAGGTCCACGGACATGGCGAGGCATTGGCGAGATTCCCGAAAGTGGTCTTCGTTTAACTTCGCAATTTGCACACTTTGACGCACTGCAACGATTCGCTGACCGACTCTCACTTTCCATTCAACCAACGATTGACCATTCTGAATGTCAAAGCGGATTGGTTTTGCAGGGCCGAATTAAACCTTCGGAATGCTCGAGCTTCGGCACTCGCTGCACGCCGGAGCACCCGCTTGGCGCACCCATGGTTTCCAGCGAAGGAGCCTGTGCTGCGTATTATCGATTTCGGAGTCATGAAGTCACTGAACCTATGTCATAA
- the hypE gene encoding hydrogenase expression/formation protein HypE, with protein MIKLTQDSDFNLQCPLPSQADTIRLAHGGGGRLMQSLIQDVFLKAFSNPYLSQLHDSAVVPIEGHRIAITTDSYVVRPLFFPGGDIGSMAVHGTINDLAMSGATPLYLTAGFILEEGLPIETLQRVVTSMANAARQAGVSIVCGDTKVVDRGKGDQIFINTTGVGQVQEDIDIGHHRIQPGDRILVSGDLGSHGIAAMSVREGLSFAGGIVSDSAPLHQVVAELILEGVSIHCMRDLTRGGLASALNELGKSSKQNFLIDESQIPIQEPVRGACEVLGLDPLYVANEGKFVLFVPTNESDKALSILRKHPVSSLAGDIGEVLFSQPLHSPPVTLKTVVGTHRILDLLSGEQLPRIC; from the coding sequence ATGATAAAATTGACCCAAGACTCAGATTTCAATCTTCAATGTCCTCTTCCCTCGCAAGCAGACACGATTCGTTTGGCGCATGGCGGGGGAGGGAGGCTCATGCAGTCACTCATTCAAGACGTATTCTTGAAGGCCTTCTCTAACCCATACCTTTCCCAACTTCACGATAGCGCAGTGGTTCCCATAGAAGGACATCGAATAGCCATCACCACCGATTCATACGTTGTTCGTCCGCTCTTTTTTCCAGGCGGGGATATCGGCAGCATGGCGGTGCATGGCACCATCAATGACTTGGCCATGTCTGGCGCGACGCCCCTCTATCTCACTGCAGGTTTTATTTTGGAAGAAGGGCTTCCTATTGAAACCCTCCAACGTGTTGTGACTTCCATGGCTAATGCGGCAAGGCAAGCTGGGGTATCCATTGTATGTGGTGATACGAAAGTCGTGGATCGCGGAAAAGGGGATCAAATTTTTATTAACACCACTGGGGTCGGCCAAGTTCAGGAAGATATCGATATTGGCCATCACCGAATCCAACCAGGTGATCGAATTCTCGTGAGCGGAGACCTAGGTTCTCACGGAATCGCCGCCATGAGCGTGCGAGAAGGGTTAAGCTTTGCTGGGGGTATTGTCAGTGACTCCGCACCACTCCATCAGGTTGTGGCCGAGTTAATTCTAGAAGGAGTCTCCATTCATTGTATGCGCGATCTCACTCGTGGCGGCCTGGCCAGTGCGCTTAACGAACTCGGTAAGAGTTCAAAACAGAATTTTCTCATAGATGAAAGCCAGATTCCTATCCAAGAACCGGTTCGTGGTGCATGCGAGGTACTCGGTCTCGACCCTTTGTACGTGGCCAACGAAGGCAAGTTTGTATTGTTTGTCCCAACCAATGAATCCGACAAAGCTCTTTCTATACTTCGCAAACATCCGGTTTCTTCATTAGCAGGAGATATTGGAGAAGTGCTTTTTTCCCAACCGCTTCACTCGCCGCCCGTGACTCTCAAAACCGTGGTCGGTACCCACCGTATTCTCGATTTGCTATCAGGGGAACAACTCCCTCGGATTTGTTAA